From one Holophagales bacterium genomic stretch:
- a CDS encoding VWA domain-containing protein, with translation MRKTGREVLSVRRVVSSLLVVLAAVLALPASGQPAVAGQPVQQTSGEALGVSIPLELREQFLGASAGKTVVRFTLSFSRSDLREKARLAPRVYAFFVAGEAKSAAGEVVDTFREPVDVDLGDTDVTRPLTASFLRSLPPGEVSLNLRLEAATGKALALRAVTLTVPKMTSEFRAEDAGPVTASAILLEEGNRDEVPAGARDLLRFLPPTREVPVGLLRIECEAKAPITRVEFHLGEKLILVRNRPPFTVEIDLGTVPRKQTLRALGFDKLGNFVDADAWALNEKEAKLAVRVLDLPKAKGKTDAEVKVSVQSVAGATAKKVELWLDDRKVAEWTAPPYRATVPAAEVAKATLMRASAFDLEGKEYSDFRMLRGDNRLVASVEVNLVELNVSVFDEAGRFVKGLSRGDFTVLEDGEKKELSAFEFAESLPMALGLVIDGSGSMDKSMPLVKQAATEFVTNLIGEKDKGFVIEFRERPSLLAPMTSRRTDLIRAIGETRAGGATAFHDSIVLGLYQFRPLAGKKALVVLTDGKDNHSSTDWPTLKRYARTAGVPIYFIGLDLGMFDMGLKSRLKELAEDTGGETFFIGKAAELPDIYRKIETEVRSQYFLSYLNESKKKDDVYRLVEVRLGKPGLRAKTIRGYFP, from the coding sequence TTGCGTAAGACCGGGCGGGAGGTCCTCTCCGTGCGACGTGTCGTCTCTTCGCTCCTCGTCGTCCTCGCCGCCGTCCTGGCGCTTCCGGCCAGCGGGCAGCCCGCTGTGGCCGGCCAGCCCGTCCAGCAGACCTCCGGGGAGGCGCTCGGCGTCTCCATCCCGCTCGAGCTGCGCGAGCAGTTCCTCGGAGCCAGCGCCGGGAAGACGGTGGTCCGCTTCACCCTTTCCTTCTCCCGGTCCGACCTGCGCGAGAAAGCGAGGCTCGCCCCGCGGGTCTACGCTTTCTTCGTCGCGGGAGAGGCGAAGAGCGCGGCGGGCGAGGTCGTCGACACGTTTCGCGAACCGGTCGACGTCGACCTCGGCGACACGGACGTCACCCGGCCCCTGACCGCCTCGTTCCTGAGGTCGCTTCCTCCCGGCGAGGTCTCGCTGAACCTGCGGCTCGAAGCCGCCACCGGGAAGGCGCTGGCATTGAGGGCCGTCACGCTGACGGTGCCGAAGATGACCTCGGAGTTCCGCGCCGAGGACGCCGGGCCGGTCACGGCCTCGGCGATCCTCCTCGAAGAGGGCAACCGCGACGAGGTGCCCGCCGGGGCCCGGGACCTCCTGCGCTTCCTGCCGCCGACGCGCGAGGTCCCGGTGGGGCTCCTCCGGATCGAGTGCGAGGCGAAGGCCCCGATCACGCGGGTCGAGTTCCACCTCGGAGAGAAGCTGATCCTCGTCAGGAACCGTCCTCCGTTCACCGTCGAGATCGACCTCGGGACGGTCCCGAGGAAACAGACGCTGCGCGCCCTCGGCTTCGACAAGCTCGGCAACTTCGTCGACGCCGACGCGTGGGCCCTGAACGAGAAGGAAGCGAAGCTCGCGGTGAGGGTCCTCGACCTTCCGAAGGCGAAGGGCAAGACCGACGCCGAGGTGAAGGTCTCGGTCCAGTCGGTCGCCGGGGCGACCGCGAAGAAGGTCGAGCTGTGGCTGGACGACCGCAAGGTCGCGGAGTGGACGGCGCCCCCCTACCGGGCGACGGTGCCGGCCGCCGAGGTCGCGAAGGCGACGCTGATGCGCGCGTCGGCGTTCGACCTCGAGGGGAAGGAGTACTCCGACTTCCGGATGCTGCGCGGGGACAACCGGCTCGTGGCGAGCGTGGAGGTGAACCTCGTCGAGCTGAACGTCTCCGTCTTCGACGAGGCCGGGCGCTTCGTGAAGGGGCTCTCGAGAGGGGACTTCACCGTCCTGGAGGACGGCGAAAAGAAGGAGCTCTCGGCTTTCGAGTTCGCCGAGTCGCTCCCGATGGCCCTCGGCCTGGTGATCGACGGCTCCGGCTCGATGGACAAGTCGATGCCCCTCGTGAAGCAGGCGGCGACCGAGTTCGTCACGAACCTGATCGGCGAGAAGGACAAGGGCTTCGTCATCGAGTTCCGCGAGCGGCCGTCGCTCCTCGCCCCGATGACGTCGCGCCGGACCGACCTGATCCGGGCGATCGGCGAGACGCGCGCGGGGGGCGCGACGGCGTTCCACGACTCCATCGTCCTCGGCCTCTACCAGTTCCGTCCGCTCGCGGGCAAGAAGGCGCTCGTCGTCCTGACGGACGGCAAGGACAACCACTCTTCCACCGACTGGCCGACGCTGAAGCGCTACGCGCGGACCGCGGGGGTGCCGATCTACTTCATCGGCCTCGACCTCGGGATGTTCGACATGGGGCTGAAGTCCCGCCTGAAGGAGCTCGCCGAGGACACGGGCGGGGAGACGTTCTTCATCGGCAAGGCGGCGGAGCTGCCCGATATCTACCGGAAGATCGAGACCGAGGTCCGCTCCCAGTACTTCCTGAGCTATCTCAACGAGTCGAAGAAGAAGGACGACGTGTACCGGCTCGTCGAGGTCCGGTTGGGGAAGCCCGGACTGAGGGCGAAGACGATCCGCGGCTACTTCCCGTAA
- a CDS encoding homocysteine S-methyltransferase family protein — protein sequence MNAASLRALLRERPLLLDAALGTELSRRGAPSAPPLWSARAVLETPGLVLAVHRENVAAGADILTACTFRTQPRLLGEAARDATRHAVALAREAASVRPGLLVAGSVAPVEDCWRPDLVPAEAELARLHALHAAALAEAGVDLLLLETFGTAREWLAAARAATATGLAVVASATTREDGALLSGEPLGGAARALLDLASPPVALGVNCVPARRLGASLALLAAAAPGVPLAAYGNPGIAIDEALGVFAEPIAPADYAQLALSWIALGARVAGGCCGTRAEHVAALAARLHSARRAPRPDGTTPYGK from the coding sequence GTGAACGCCGCGTCGCTTCGCGCCCTCCTGCGGGAGCGGCCGCTCCTCCTCGACGCCGCCCTCGGGACCGAGCTGTCACGGCGAGGCGCCCCGTCCGCCCCTCCGCTCTGGAGCGCCCGCGCCGTGCTCGAGACGCCCGGCCTCGTCCTGGCCGTGCACCGCGAGAACGTCGCCGCCGGGGCCGACATCCTCACCGCCTGCACGTTCCGGACGCAGCCCAGGCTCCTCGGCGAGGCGGCGCGCGACGCCACCCGGCACGCCGTCGCCCTCGCGCGGGAGGCGGCCTCCGTCCGCCCCGGCCTCCTCGTGGCCGGCTCCGTCGCTCCGGTCGAAGACTGCTGGCGTCCCGACCTCGTCCCGGCCGAAGCCGAGCTCGCCCGTCTCCACGCGCTCCACGCCGCGGCGCTCGCCGAGGCCGGTGTCGACCTCCTGCTCCTCGAGACGTTCGGAACGGCGCGCGAGTGGCTCGCCGCGGCGCGTGCGGCCACGGCCACCGGTCTCGCGGTCGTCGCCAGCGCCACGACGCGCGAGGATGGCGCGCTGCTCTCGGGCGAGCCGCTCGGAGGCGCCGCACGCGCCCTACTCGATCTCGCCTCTCCTCCCGTGGCGCTCGGTGTCAACTGCGTCCCTGCCCGGCGGCTCGGCGCGAGCCTCGCCCTCCTCGCCGCCGCCGCGCCCGGGGTTCCGCTCGCCGCGTACGGAAACCCGGGGATCGCGATCGACGAGGCGCTCGGCGTCTTCGCCGAGCCGATCGCGCCCGCCGACTACGCCCAGCTGGCGCTCTCCTGGATCGCCCTCGGCGCCCGCGTCGCCGGCGGCTGCTGCGGAACGCGGGCGGAGCACGTGGCCGCCCTCGCGGCCAGGCTCCACTCCGCCCGCCGCGCACCCCGGCCGGACGGCACCACCCCTTACGGGAAGTAG
- a CDS encoding SDR family oxidoreductase, giving the protein MSDVKRNWALVLGASSGFGEAASIALAKAGRNVFGVHLDRRATLPNVERIAGEIEAAGGRSIFWNVNAADAEKRAEVIAGMKEAIAAAADAPAVDVVLHSLAFGTLKPFLGEEKERMTKAQMEMTLDVMAHSLVYWTQDLVAAGLLGAGAHVFAMTSAGGHRIWQSYGAVSAAKAALESHCRQLAVELVGKGIAVNAIRAGVTDTPALRKIPGNAQMIERVLAVHPAGRLTTPEDVANVIVAVARPETAWLTGNVLGVDGTEDLIG; this is encoded by the coding sequence ATGTCTGACGTGAAGCGGAACTGGGCCCTCGTCCTCGGTGCGTCCTCCGGTTTCGGCGAGGCGGCGTCGATCGCCCTCGCGAAAGCCGGCCGGAACGTCTTCGGCGTTCACCTCGACCGCCGCGCCACCCTTCCGAACGTGGAGCGGATCGCCGGGGAGATCGAGGCCGCAGGCGGCCGGTCGATCTTCTGGAACGTGAACGCCGCCGACGCCGAGAAGCGGGCGGAGGTGATCGCCGGCATGAAGGAGGCGATCGCCGCGGCCGCGGACGCGCCCGCGGTCGACGTCGTCCTCCACTCGCTCGCCTTCGGGACGCTGAAGCCGTTCCTGGGCGAGGAGAAGGAACGGATGACGAAGGCGCAGATGGAGATGACGCTGGACGTCATGGCCCACTCGCTCGTCTACTGGACGCAGGATCTCGTCGCGGCCGGCCTCCTCGGCGCGGGCGCGCACGTGTTCGCGATGACCTCGGCCGGCGGGCACCGGATCTGGCAGTCGTACGGCGCGGTCTCGGCCGCCAAGGCCGCCCTCGAGAGCCACTGCCGCCAGCTCGCCGTGGAGCTCGTGGGCAAGGGGATCGCGGTGAACGCGATCCGCGCCGGCGTCACCGACACGCCCGCCCTCCGGAAGATCCCGGGCAACGCGCAGATGATCGAACGGGTCCTGGCCGTCCACCCGGCGGGCCGGCTCACGACGCCCGAGGACGTGGCGAACGTGATCGTCGCGGTGGCGCGCCCGGAGACGGCCTGGCTCACGGGCAACGTCCTCGGCGTCGACGGGACCGAGGACCTGATCGGGTGA
- a CDS encoding SDR family oxidoreductase, producing MALGPGSFALVTGASAGIGEAIARGLARRKVPQLLVARSGDTLAALAGELRSLSGVAVEPIVLDLASEGAAGRLAAATEGAGKPVGLLVNNAAFGYYGPQEDQDLERTLRMLQLNVAALVDLTHRLLAPMRARGGGYVLNVASTAAFLPVPYMAVYAATKAFVLSYSQALHEELRGRGVVVTALCPGTTRTDFHRVAGLAPGASVRFPSLSAETVAEAGLRGLDRGRAIVVPNLLDSAWILTGRLVPRTVPPKIAAAVFSRLKRTSPV from the coding sequence ATCGCGCTTGGGCCGGGCTCCTTCGCCCTCGTCACCGGCGCCTCCGCCGGCATCGGCGAGGCGATCGCGAGGGGGCTCGCGCGGAGGAAGGTCCCGCAGCTACTCGTCGCGCGCTCGGGTGACACGCTCGCCGCGCTCGCCGGCGAGCTGCGCTCCCTCTCGGGCGTCGCCGTCGAGCCGATCGTCCTGGACCTCGCGTCCGAAGGCGCCGCCGGACGGCTCGCCGCCGCCACGGAGGGCGCCGGGAAGCCGGTGGGCCTCCTCGTCAACAACGCCGCCTTCGGCTACTACGGGCCGCAGGAGGATCAGGACCTCGAGCGGACGCTCCGCATGCTGCAGCTGAACGTCGCGGCACTCGTCGACCTGACGCATCGGCTTCTGGCGCCGATGCGTGCGCGGGGAGGCGGATACGTCCTCAACGTCGCCTCGACCGCGGCGTTTCTTCCGGTGCCCTACATGGCGGTCTATGCCGCGACGAAGGCGTTCGTCCTGTCGTACTCGCAGGCGCTCCACGAGGAGCTGAGGGGCCGGGGCGTCGTGGTCACGGCGCTCTGCCCCGGGACGACCCGGACCGACTTCCACCGCGTCGCGGGGCTGGCGCCCGGGGCGAGCGTCCGCTTCCCGTCGCTCTCGGCCGAGACCGTCGCCGAAGCAGGATTGCGCGGCCTCGATCGCGGCCGGGCGATCGTCGTCCCGAACCTCCTCGACTCCGCCTGGATCCTCACGGGGCGCCTCGTCCCGAGGACCGTTCCTCCGAAGATCGCCGCGGCGGTCTTCTCCAGGCTGAAGAGAACCTCCCCGGTCTGA
- the ftsE gene encoding cell division ATP-binding protein FtsE yields MIEFYGVSKEYHGRRVLRNLSFKVAQGEFVFLTGPSGAGKTTVLKLLYRAEGPGEGQILVNGRNVGAMPPGRVPELRRTMGIVFQDYKLLPSRTVFENVSFVLKFLGVPLAERRRRAYQVLRLVELHHRVNAFPEELSGGEQQRVALARALVNEPELLVADEPTGNLDHRLAQEVMRLFSQINVRGTTVLVATHDVNLIRETGRRCLTLDRGGVLEGLVEAALPPQAAWRREGGIKLPPRDEDAR; encoded by the coding sequence GTGATCGAGTTCTACGGTGTCTCGAAGGAGTACCACGGGCGGCGCGTCCTGAGGAACCTCTCCTTCAAGGTGGCGCAGGGAGAGTTCGTCTTCCTCACCGGCCCTTCCGGCGCCGGCAAGACGACCGTCCTCAAGCTCCTCTACCGCGCCGAGGGACCCGGCGAAGGTCAGATCCTCGTCAACGGGAGGAACGTCGGGGCGATGCCCCCGGGGCGCGTCCCCGAGCTGAGACGGACGATGGGGATCGTCTTCCAGGACTACAAGCTCCTCCCCTCGAGGACCGTCTTCGAGAACGTCTCGTTCGTCCTGAAGTTCCTCGGCGTCCCGCTCGCCGAGCGCCGCCGGCGCGCCTACCAGGTGCTCCGCCTCGTCGAGCTCCACCACCGCGTGAACGCCTTTCCCGAAGAGCTCTCGGGGGGCGAGCAGCAGCGGGTGGCTCTCGCGCGCGCCCTCGTCAACGAGCCCGAGCTCCTCGTGGCCGACGAGCCGACCGGCAACCTCGACCACCGCCTCGCCCAGGAGGTGATGCGGCTCTTCTCGCAGATCAACGTCCGCGGGACGACCGTCCTCGTCGCCACCCACGACGTGAACCTCATCCGGGAAACGGGCCGCCGGTGCCTCACGCTCGACCGCGGCGGCGTCCTCGAGGGGCTCGTGGAGGCCGCTCTCCCGCCACAGGCGGCCTGGCGGCGCGAGGGCGGCATCAAGCTCCCGCCTCGCGACGAGGACGCACGGTGA
- the gatB gene encoding Asp-tRNA(Asn)/Glu-tRNA(Gln) amidotransferase subunit GatB produces MSAHAFETVIGLEVHAQLKTRTKAFCACPVVFGASANTAVCPVCLGYPGALPVLNREMVSLALRLAFATACEIHETSVFARKNYFYPDLPKGYQISQYDRPLATGGVVEVRGEDGAPRAIRLNRIHLEEDAGKSMHEVPWDDVPTGVSLVDLNRAGTPLAEIVTEPDLRSPEEAYDFLVRLRRLVRWVGASDGNMEEGSLRCDANVSLRPAGAATLGTKVEIKNLNSIAHVKKALEHEISRQTEALRRGSEIVQETRLFDPGSGATRPMRSKEEAMDYRYFPDPDLGPLVVDAAWSAQVAAALPELPEPRAARLASTLGLPPSDAATLCTTRPLADAFEEAVALHPSNPKGLANWFLGDLLARMTDADRQEGRLPVAPAVLARLVARIDDGTISGKIAKDLFPLLCEDGADVDALIREKGLVQVTDEGAIRGTVEKVVAANPAQVAAYRGGKAAAFGWFVGQVMKSTGGKASPTLVNRLLRETLDA; encoded by the coding sequence ATGTCCGCACACGCGTTCGAAACGGTCATCGGGCTGGAAGTCCACGCGCAGCTGAAGACGCGGACGAAGGCGTTCTGCGCGTGCCCCGTCGTCTTCGGCGCGAGCGCCAACACCGCCGTCTGCCCCGTCTGCCTCGGCTACCCGGGCGCCCTCCCCGTCCTCAACCGCGAGATGGTGAGCCTCGCCCTGCGCCTCGCGTTCGCGACCGCCTGCGAGATCCACGAGACGTCCGTCTTCGCGCGAAAGAACTACTTCTACCCCGACCTTCCGAAGGGCTACCAGATCTCGCAGTACGACCGGCCGCTCGCCACCGGCGGCGTCGTCGAGGTGCGCGGCGAGGATGGAGCGCCCCGCGCGATCCGGCTGAACCGGATCCACCTCGAGGAGGACGCCGGCAAGTCGATGCACGAGGTCCCCTGGGACGACGTCCCGACGGGCGTCTCCCTCGTCGACCTGAACCGCGCCGGCACGCCGCTCGCCGAGATCGTCACCGAGCCCGACCTGCGCTCGCCCGAGGAGGCCTACGACTTCCTCGTGCGTCTTCGCCGGCTCGTCCGCTGGGTCGGCGCCTCCGACGGCAACATGGAGGAAGGGTCCCTGCGCTGCGACGCGAACGTCTCGCTGCGCCCGGCCGGAGCCGCCACGCTCGGGACGAAGGTCGAGATCAAGAACCTCAACTCCATCGCCCACGTGAAGAAGGCGCTCGAGCACGAGATCTCCCGCCAGACGGAGGCGCTCCGGCGGGGAAGCGAGATCGTCCAGGAGACGCGCCTTTTCGACCCGGGCAGCGGAGCGACGCGCCCGATGCGGTCGAAGGAGGAGGCGATGGACTATCGCTACTTCCCCGATCCCGACCTCGGCCCTCTCGTCGTCGACGCGGCCTGGAGCGCCCAGGTTGCCGCCGCGCTCCCCGAGCTGCCGGAGCCGAGGGCCGCGCGGCTGGCCTCCACGCTCGGCCTCCCGCCGTCCGACGCCGCGACCCTCTGCACGACGCGGCCCCTCGCCGACGCCTTCGAGGAGGCCGTCGCCCTCCACCCCTCGAACCCGAAGGGCCTCGCGAACTGGTTCCTCGGCGACCTGCTGGCGCGGATGACCGACGCCGACCGGCAGGAGGGGCGCCTCCCCGTCGCGCCGGCCGTCCTCGCGCGCCTCGTCGCGCGGATCGACGACGGGACGATCTCGGGGAAGATCGCCAAGGATCTCTTCCCGCTCCTGTGCGAGGACGGCGCCGACGTCGACGCCCTCATCCGCGAGAAGGGTCTCGTCCAGGTGACGGACGAGGGGGCGATCCGCGGCACCGTCGAGAAGGTCGTCGCCGCCAACCCGGCGCAGGTCGCGGCCTATCGCGGCGGGAAGGCGGCCGCGTTCGGCTGGTTCGTCGGCCAGGTCATGAAGTCGACCGGCGGGAAGGCGAGCCCCACGCTCGTGAACCGCCTCCTCAGGGAGACGCTCGACGCGTGA
- a CDS encoding lysophospholipid acyltransferase family protein, whose translation MPSNPVHSPHAPGRATDVPPIVSRITHLTFGLWFPFFRWLVLRFPPEWVARLAAATAERAIWAREPVREAILENHAAVLGLPPWRREVEESARAMLGHHSRSWIDLLRFSARPPTDLEAIVPRRVGTEHLVAARDAGRGAILLTAHVGNFEIGGFFLGALGLKVAVVYLTDPSPVVERDRTAARDQLGIRSLAMTSDFSAVKILRSLEEGYFVAIQGDRDYAGTGRTLPFLGRDVSFPVGPFRIAAASGVPLLPVFVLREEDGTYRTVVEAPIHVVASPRGQREGAERAAMMEFVSILERTVREHGEQWYMFSRFWEPPV comes from the coding sequence ATGCCGTCGAATCCCGTACATTCCCCGCACGCGCCCGGCCGAGCCACCGACGTCCCGCCGATCGTCTCGCGCATAACGCACCTGACGTTCGGTCTCTGGTTCCCGTTCTTCCGCTGGCTGGTCCTGCGCTTTCCGCCGGAATGGGTGGCCCGCCTCGCCGCGGCGACCGCGGAACGGGCGATCTGGGCGCGCGAGCCGGTACGCGAGGCGATCCTCGAGAACCACGCTGCCGTCCTCGGGCTCCCGCCGTGGCGGCGCGAGGTCGAGGAGTCGGCCCGGGCGATGCTCGGGCACCACTCGCGCTCCTGGATCGACCTCCTCCGCTTCTCCGCGCGGCCGCCGACGGACCTCGAAGCGATCGTCCCGCGGCGCGTGGGGACCGAGCACCTCGTCGCGGCGCGTGACGCCGGGAGGGGAGCGATCCTGCTGACCGCGCACGTCGGGAACTTCGAGATCGGCGGCTTCTTCCTCGGGGCGCTCGGCCTGAAAGTGGCGGTCGTCTACCTGACCGACCCGTCCCCCGTCGTCGAACGCGACCGGACGGCGGCGCGCGACCAGCTCGGTATCCGGTCGCTGGCGATGACGTCGGACTTCTCCGCGGTGAAGATCCTCCGGAGCCTGGAGGAGGGGTACTTCGTCGCGATCCAGGGAGACCGCGACTACGCCGGGACGGGGCGGACGCTTCCGTTCCTCGGCCGGGACGTGTCGTTCCCGGTCGGCCCGTTCCGGATCGCCGCGGCTTCCGGCGTGCCGCTTCTCCCGGTCTTCGTTCTCCGGGAGGAGGACGGGACCTATCGCACGGTGGTCGAGGCGCCGATTCACGTCGTGGCTTCTCCTCGCGGGCAGCGCGAGGGGGCGGAGCGAGCCGCCATGATGGAGTTCGTCTCGATCCTGGAGCGGACGGTCCGGGAGCACGGCGAGCAGTGGTACATGTTCTCCCGCTTCTGGGAGCCGCCGGTCTGA
- a CDS encoding gamma-glutamyl-gamma-aminobutyrate hydrolase family protein, whose protein sequence is MKIVLAIDPGQPHAGYRGALLAAGALPDEVEIVQPGDALPGEFDGLLLSGGSDVDPSRYGEWPVNGSVHVDTGRDALDFDLLSRAVRLEAPVFGICRGLQVVNVAFGGTLWQDLPSQRARGIEHSFPSREGHDRAYPAHVVRVSRDLPGTLPLAAVLTAADGVFVNSRHHQAVKDLAPGLVALAASPDGLVEAFAREGGPYLAAVQWHPENLVDRPDQKALLVEFLAASRRRATRNDHHDETQLGTLDAGASSSTPGHGSDEKPEPA, encoded by the coding sequence ATGAAGATCGTCCTCGCCATCGACCCCGGACAGCCGCACGCCGGTTACCGGGGCGCCCTTCTCGCCGCCGGGGCCCTCCCGGACGAGGTGGAGATCGTCCAGCCGGGGGACGCCCTTCCCGGGGAGTTCGACGGGCTCCTCCTGTCGGGCGGGAGCGACGTCGACCCGTCCCGCTATGGCGAGTGGCCGGTGAACGGCTCGGTCCACGTCGACACCGGGCGCGACGCGCTCGATTTCGATCTCCTCTCGCGGGCCGTTCGCCTCGAAGCTCCCGTCTTCGGCATCTGCCGGGGGCTCCAGGTCGTCAACGTCGCGTTCGGCGGGACACTCTGGCAGGACCTTCCCTCCCAGCGCGCGCGCGGCATCGAGCACTCCTTCCCGAGCCGGGAAGGGCACGATCGGGCCTACCCCGCGCACGTCGTGCGGGTTTCCCGCGACCTGCCGGGCACTCTCCCGTTGGCCGCGGTCCTCACCGCGGCGGACGGCGTCTTCGTGAACTCCCGGCACCACCAGGCCGTCAAGGACCTCGCCCCGGGCCTCGTGGCGCTCGCCGCCTCTCCCGACGGCCTCGTCGAGGCGTTCGCTCGCGAGGGCGGCCCGTACCTCGCCGCCGTGCAGTGGCACCCGGAGAACCTCGTCGACAGGCCGGACCAGAAAGCCCTCCTGGTGGAGTTCCTCGCCGCGTCCCGACGGCGTGCGACCCGCAACGACCATCACGACGAAACCCAGCTCGGAACCCTCGACGCCGGCGCGTCCTCCTCGACGCCGGGTCACGGTTCCGACGAGAAGCCGGAGCCTGCATGA
- a CDS encoding MBL fold metallo-hydrolase — protein MTIRTVLSAALLSVTALAHVAFSQTPVAVPTPPPLPEGVPAFEVAQYNSFTWYGRFGLTNCAFIDTGDGVLVIDTGWTKQDAENLKAQIKEKTKGKPVRWIVLTQTDIDSNGGIEAFLPTDATIFVHARAADVLSGSLFRSAAGQKRPTVVGVTDQLVVNAGERRFELVAAPGSAHSAYDLAILCNDNALAFVGDLVTPGRCVNLQGAAADPVGWLEMLDRVGKLNPAGLVASRSEPTKLVFQELEQARSYLERVVSFLGEQKAKDAAEARVAGELSLRKLGDYCPARADNANILALYRRMRPDGTFAPPASAAASRPVPAMLPPPAPSQAPR, from the coding sequence ATGACCATCCGCACCGTCCTTTCCGCCGCACTGCTCTCCGTCACCGCCCTCGCGCACGTCGCCTTCTCCCAGACGCCGGTCGCGGTTCCGACCCCACCCCCTCTCCCGGAAGGCGTTCCGGCTTTCGAGGTGGCGCAGTACAACTCCTTCACCTGGTACGGCCGATTCGGTCTCACGAACTGCGCGTTCATCGACACGGGGGACGGCGTTCTCGTCATCGACACGGGCTGGACGAAGCAGGATGCCGAGAACCTCAAGGCGCAGATCAAGGAGAAGACGAAGGGCAAGCCCGTCCGCTGGATCGTGCTGACGCAGACGGACATCGACTCCAACGGCGGGATCGAGGCATTTCTACCGACGGACGCGACGATCTTCGTCCACGCGCGCGCCGCGGACGTGCTCTCGGGCAGCCTGTTCCGCTCCGCCGCGGGCCAGAAGCGTCCGACCGTCGTCGGGGTGACCGACCAGCTCGTCGTGAACGCGGGAGAGCGCCGGTTCGAGCTCGTCGCCGCTCCGGGCTCCGCCCACTCGGCCTACGACCTCGCGATCCTCTGCAACGACAACGCTCTCGCGTTCGTGGGCGATCTCGTGACGCCGGGCCGCTGCGTCAACCTCCAGGGGGCGGCGGCCGACCCCGTCGGCTGGCTGGAGATGCTCGATCGCGTCGGCAAGCTCAACCCCGCGGGCCTCGTTGCGTCCCGGAGCGAGCCGACGAAGCTGGTGTTCCAGGAGCTGGAGCAGGCGAGGAGCTACCTCGAACGGGTCGTGAGTTTTCTCGGCGAGCAGAAGGCGAAGGACGCGGCGGAAGCTCGCGTCGCCGGTGAGCTGTCCCTCAGGAAGCTGGGCGACTACTGCCCGGCCCGGGCCGACAACGCCAATATCCTGGCGCTCTATCGCCGGATGCGGCCCGACGGCACGTTCGCTCCACCGGCGTCGGCTGCGGCGAGCAGGCCGGTTCCGGCCATGCTCCCGCCGCCCGCTCCGTCCCAGGCACCGCGCTGA
- the queF gene encoding NADPH-dependent 7-cyano-7-deazaguanine reductase QueF, with translation MTTGYTDDHAAAGTKVTLPDLETWPSQYGDDYEVAITIPEFTSICPKTGLPDFATLVVTYVPDAHCVELKSFKEYLLAFRNLGIFNENVVNRVLADLVAATHPRRMTVRGVFTPRGGIQTTVEARWPRASGG, from the coding sequence ATGACGACCGGTTACACCGACGACCACGCCGCCGCCGGAACGAAGGTAACGCTCCCGGACCTCGAGACGTGGCCCTCCCAGTACGGCGACGACTACGAGGTCGCCATCACGATCCCGGAATTCACCTCGATCTGCCCGAAGACCGGCCTTCCCGACTTCGCGACGCTCGTCGTGACGTACGTGCCCGACGCCCACTGCGTCGAGCTGAAGTCCTTCAAGGAGTACCTCCTGGCCTTCAGGAATCTCGGGATCTTCAACGAAAACGTCGTGAACCGGGTCCTCGCCGATCTCGTGGCCGCGACACACCCGCGGCGGATGACCGTTCGCGGCGTCTTCACGCCACGCGGAGGGATCCAGACGACGGTCGAAGCGCGCTGGCCACGCGCTTCCGGGGGTTGA
- the lepB gene encoding signal peptidase I codes for MAISPEKRKQILKDIRQLVLMAAVILTGRSVLADWYVVPTGSMKPTILEGDRVFVWKSAYQIRLPFSKVRLMKTGVPRRGDVVVVRNPDGGSVPFVKRLIGLPGDVVELRNEALLVNGKPQKVEFLPPRTLEDGEIEILGTEGIDGRTHPIRILPEKPALRNFGPITVPEGEVFLMGDNRDESRDARFFGTRPVVDLLGRAVGVMWSWKLPFMDGPRFSRFGRAFITSATEAKS; via the coding sequence ATGGCCATTTCGCCCGAGAAACGCAAGCAGATTCTGAAGGACATCCGCCAGCTCGTGTTGATGGCAGCGGTCATCCTGACGGGGCGGTCGGTCCTCGCCGACTGGTACGTCGTCCCGACCGGCTCCATGAAGCCGACGATCCTCGAAGGGGACCGGGTCTTCGTCTGGAAGTCGGCGTACCAGATCCGCCTGCCGTTCTCGAAGGTCCGGCTGATGAAGACGGGAGTTCCCCGGCGCGGCGACGTCGTCGTCGTGAGGAACCCCGACGGCGGAAGCGTTCCGTTCGTGAAGCGGCTCATCGGGCTCCCGGGTGACGTCGTGGAGCTGCGGAACGAGGCGCTCCTGGTCAACGGAAAGCCCCAGAAGGTGGAGTTCCTCCCCCCGCGGACCCTCGAGGACGGCGAGATCGAGATTCTGGGGACGGAGGGCATCGACGGGAGGACGCACCCGATCCGAATCCTCCCCGAGAAGCCCGCGCTCCGGAACTTCGGCCCGATCACGGTGCCCGAGGGCGAGGTCTTCCTGATGGGGGACAACCGGGACGAGAGCCGCGACGCGCGCTTCTTCGGCACCCGGCCCGTCGTCGACCTCCTGGGCCGTGCCGTCGGCGTGATGTGGAGCTGGAAGCTCCCCTTCATGGACGGACCGCGCTTCTCGCGGTTCGGCCGGGCGTTCATCACGTCGGCCACCGAAGCGAAATCCTGA